AAGGGGTTGCAAACCCACGCGAACCCATGCAAAATCACTCAAAACCAAGTCCGGATCCCAGACCGAGGTGGTGTGCGGGTGTTCCTCACCGTGACGGCGAACCCGAGCGTGGACCGCACCGTCGAGGTGCCGCGCCTGGTGCGCGGTGAGCTGCACCGGGCTTCCGCGGTGCACGTCCACCCCGGTGGCAAGGGCATCAACGTGGCCCGCGCGCTGGTCCGCAACGGACTCGACGCGCGCGCCGTGCTGCCGGCCGGCGGTCCGGAGGGCGACCACCTCATCTCCCTGCTGAACCGGTACGAGATCGACGTGGTGCGCGTGCCCGCGTCCGGTCCGGTGCGCACCAACATCAGCGTCATCGAGCCGGACGCCACGGTCACCAAGCTCAACGAGGCGGGCGCGCGGCTGTCCGCGAGCGAGATCGCGGCGCTGTCCGCGGCGGTGCTCGGCAACGTCTCCGACGTCTCCTGGGTGGTACTGGCGGGAAGCCTGCCACCCGGGGTCGACGCGGGGTTCTACGCCGAGCTGATCCGCTCGCTGGACGGCCACGCCGAGGTCGCGGTGGACACCAGCGGGCCCGCGCTGCTCGCCGCGGTCAAGGCGGGACCGGCGCTGGTCAAGCCGAACCTCGAGGAACTGGAAGAGGCCGTCTGCCGTCCACTGCCGACCATGCGCGAAGTCGTCGAAGCCGCACGGGAACTGCGCGGGCTCGGCGCCCGCGCGGTACTGGCGAGCCTCGGCAGCGAGGGCGCGGTGCTGGTCGACGCCGACGGCGCGTGGCACGCCGAAGCCGATGCGGTGGCACGCAGTTCCGTCGGCGCGGGCGACTCCCTGCTGGCCGGGTTCCTGGCCGGTGGTGGCAGGGGGCCGCAGGCGCTGGCGAGCGGGGTCGCCTGGGGCGCGGCGGCGGTTTCACTGCCGGGCAGCACCATGCCCGGACCGGTCGAGGTGGGCGCGGCCGAGGTGCGGCTGCACCCCGAGCTGGAGCTGGAGCGCGAGGTCGGCGCGGGGGCTTGAAGTAGGCACAACCGGGGGGCTGTCAGGGAAAACCAGTCCGAGCAGCAGGAAGAGTCAACGATGACGAAGACGGAAGAAGCGCCATCCCGGGGACACCGGGTCCGGGTCACGGTCCAGCGTTTCGGCGGTCACATGGCGGGCATGGTCATGCCCAACATCGGCGCCTTCATCGCCTGGGGTCTGATCACCGCGTTGTTCATCCCGTCCGGCTGGACGCCGAACGCGAAGATCGAGACGCTGGTCGACCCGATGATCAATTTCCTGCTGCCGGTGCTGATCGGGTACACCGGTGGCCGGCTGGTGCACGGCCAGCGCGGTGCGGTGGTCGGCGCGGTGGCCACGGTCGGCCTCGCGGTCGGCGCCGAGATCCCGATGTTCCTCGGCGCGATGGCGATCGGCCCGCTGGCCGGCTTGCTGATGAAGCTGTTCGACGAGCACATCGGCAGCAGGACCGCGCCGGGCTTCAAGATGCTGGTGGACAACTTCAGCGCCGGCATCATCGGCGGCATCATGGCGGTGCTGGGCATGCTCGCCATCGGCCCGGTGGTGCAGGGCGCGACCAAGGCGCTCGGCAACGGGGTGCAGGCCCTGTTCGACACCGGGCTGCTGCCACTGGTCTCGCTCATCGTGGAACCGGCCAAGGTGCTGTTCCTGAACAACGCGATCAACCACGGGGTGCTGTCCCCGCTCGGCATCGCGGACGCGGCGCAGACCGGCAAGGCGATCGAGTTCCTGATCGAGCCGAACCCCGGTCCCGGCCTCGGCATCCTGCTGGCGCTGACCTTCTTCGGCGCGAAGAGCGCGCGGGCCACCGCGCCCGGCGCCATCGTGATCCAGTTCCTCGGCGGCATCCACGAGATCTACTTCCCGTACATCCTGGCGGCTCCCCGGCTGATCCTGGCCGCGATCGCCGGTGGTGCGGCGGGCATCTTCGTCTTCAGCGTCTTCGACGCCGGCCTGACCGCCACGCCGGCGCCGGGCAGCATCATCGCCGTGCTCGCGGTGACGCCGAAGGGTGGTTACCTGGGGGTGATCGCCGGGGTGGTGATCGCCGCGGTGGTGAGCTTCCTGATCTCGGCGGTACTGCTGAAGTTCGGCCGGGACGCCCGGCGTGAGGAACGCGAGCAGCAGCTCGCCAACGGCGGCCAGGTCTGAGCCGGTAGGAAAGGGGAACGCGCGTGAGCAGCATCGAGGGCAAGGAAATCACCAAGGTGATCATCGCCTGCGACGCCGGAATGGGCAGCAGCGTGATGGTGGCCGCGCAACTGGGCAAGCGGCTCAAGCCGTACAAGGTCAAGGTCGAGCACATCCCGGTCAACGAGATCCCCGGCGACGCGCAGTTGGTGCTGTGCCAGGAAACCCTGGTGGCGCGGGCGAAGAAGAACTCGGACGCGGTGATCATCGGCTTCCAGAACTTCCTCGGCGACCCGGTGTTCGACCGGGTCGAGCAGGCGATCAGGGACGGGGGCACGCTGGATGGCTGAGCTGCTGGACGCATCCGGGATCCGGTTGGGCGCGAGCGCGGAGAACCGCGACGACGCCATCCGCCAGGTCGGTGCGCTGCTGGTGGAAATCGGTGCGGTGGCACCGGAATACGTCGACGGCATGCTGGAGCGGGAGGAGTCGGTCTCCACCTTCGTCGGTGAGGCCGTGGCCATCCCGCACGGCACCAACGCCGCCCGCGAGCACGTCAAGCGGACCGCGCTGGCCGTGGTCCAGTTCCCCGGTGGCGTGGACTGGGACGGGCAACGGGTGCAGCTGTGCGTCGGCATCGCGGCCCAGGGCAGCGAGCAGGTGCAGATCCTGTCCTCGCTGGCCCACACCCTGCTCGACGCCGACAAGGCGGCCGAGCTGCGGGAAGCGTCCGATCCGGACACGATCCTGCGCATTCTGACCGCGACCGAAGAGGAGGCAGTGCAGTGAAGGTGGCCCGTTTCTACGCGCCGGGAGACATCCGGATCGAGGAGGCACCGGAGCCGGTGCCCGGCCCGGACGAGCTGAAGATCCGGGTGCACGCGTGCTCGACCTGCGGCACCGATCTGAAGATCTTCCGGCACGGCCACCACCACATCGATCCGCCACGGGTGATCGGGCACGAGATCGCCGGTGAGGTCGTGGAGACCGGGTCGGCGATCTCCGGCTGGGCGCCGGGGGACCGGGTGCAGGTGATCGCGGCGATCCCGTGTGGAGAGTGCGCCGACTGCCGTCGCGGCTGGCGCACCATCTGCCCCAACCAGCTGTCCATGGGTTACCACTTCGACGGCGGTTTCGCGGAGTACATGATCGTGCCGCAGAACGTTTTGCGGGTGGACGGGCTCAACCGCATTCCGGACGGTCTGTCCTACGCCGAGGCCTCGGTCG
The genomic region above belongs to Amycolatopsis sp. YIM 10 and contains:
- a CDS encoding PTS sugar transporter subunit IIA, encoding MAELLDASGIRLGASAENRDDAIRQVGALLVEIGAVAPEYVDGMLEREESVSTFVGEAVAIPHGTNAAREHVKRTALAVVQFPGGVDWDGQRVQLCVGIAAQGSEQVQILSSLAHTLLDADKAAELREASDPDTILRILTATEEEAVQ
- the pfkB gene encoding 1-phosphofructokinase, with product MFLTVTANPSVDRTVEVPRLVRGELHRASAVHVHPGGKGINVARALVRNGLDARAVLPAGGPEGDHLISLLNRYEIDVVRVPASGPVRTNISVIEPDATVTKLNEAGARLSASEIAALSAAVLGNVSDVSWVVLAGSLPPGVDAGFYAELIRSLDGHAEVAVDTSGPALLAAVKAGPALVKPNLEELEEAVCRPLPTMREVVEAARELRGLGARAVLASLGSEGAVLVDADGAWHAEADAVARSSVGAGDSLLAGFLAGGGRGPQALASGVAWGAAAVSLPGSTMPGPVEVGAAEVRLHPELELEREVGAGA
- the mtlA gene encoding PTS mannitol transporter subunit IICB; this translates as MTKTEEAPSRGHRVRVTVQRFGGHMAGMVMPNIGAFIAWGLITALFIPSGWTPNAKIETLVDPMINFLLPVLIGYTGGRLVHGQRGAVVGAVATVGLAVGAEIPMFLGAMAIGPLAGLLMKLFDEHIGSRTAPGFKMLVDNFSAGIIGGIMAVLGMLAIGPVVQGATKALGNGVQALFDTGLLPLVSLIVEPAKVLFLNNAINHGVLSPLGIADAAQTGKAIEFLIEPNPGPGLGILLALTFFGAKSARATAPGAIVIQFLGGIHEIYFPYILAAPRLILAAIAGGAAGIFVFSVFDAGLTATPAPGSIIAVLAVTPKGGYLGVIAGVVIAAVVSFLISAVLLKFGRDARREEREQQLANGGQV
- a CDS encoding PTS lactose transporter subunit IIB, which produces MSSIEGKEITKVIIACDAGMGSSVMVAAQLGKRLKPYKVKVEHIPVNEIPGDAQLVLCQETLVARAKKNSDAVIIGFQNFLGDPVFDRVEQAIRDGGTLDG